The window TTCCGAATAATACATCAAGGTCTTTCGAAAAGCATCGGCGTGGCGGCCGTGTTAATCGCTAGTCCTCTATTTCAGATTGCGCCCCGGGCGCCAAAGAAGGAAGGTTGCATCATGCCGAAAATGACTTTCTCCGTCCCTAATCCGCTGGGACAAGAAGTAGCGATCGAGAAGCTCAAGAAATTTGTGCCGGCGATCAAGGAACGCTACCAAAGCCAGGTAAGCAATCTGGAAGAGAGCTGGACCGAGAATACGCTGAACTTCGGTTTCTCGACGTTTGGATTCCCGATCAAAGGTGCCATCACCGTCGAGCCGGCCACGGTCAAGCTCGATGGCGACATTCCTTTCGCCGCCATGATGTTCAAAGGCAAGATCGAGCAGGAATTTAAGGAAGCCCTCAACAAGCTTCTCTCCTGACGGCCTGCTGGTCGGTCACGCGTGAACGCGTTACGCGGCGTCGCGCTCATCCGGAGGGTGCCATGCTCACGCCAAGTGTGAGCATGGCTTCGTGCCAAAGTCACGGGCGTTTGGTCGTGAGCTTGACGGATTTGTCCTGTCGCTCAAACCCTAGCCCCAGGGGCGCGAGCGCGCCGCGCAGTAAATCATCGAGCGAGGCATTTTTCACGTCGACATTGACCGGCGTATTCATTTTCACACCGGCAGCGGCCAGCGCGCCTTCGTCGAATTCGATCTTGAGCGCCAGCTTCTGTTCGAGTTGCGCCAAAAATTGTTCAAGCGGCATCCCTTCCAGCGCGAGTGTATAGACCTGCTGTCCCGTGCCGGAACCGCCCTGTGCAGTTTTAGGGGGAGATAATCGTTCGTGATCTTCCACTGTGGCGCGGACCACGATCCGGCCGGCCGAAGTGCTGATTTCTGCCTGCGGCGCCATGGCCTTCCACTGGGCAATGGTCGCCGCCGCCTCGCGCCCCGCCGGATACGTGCGCTCTAGCCGCGCGTCATCGCCAAGCGGAACGAGTTCGACGGCACGCCCCCCACGTGTGAATTGGAAGGCTAGTCCGCACTCTGCCGCGACCAGCGTCATGCGGTCGACCCAGGGCATTGCCGGCAAATCGGTGGCGGCTAACAGGTCGTGCGGCAATCGCTCGATGCCGAGGATCTCGACGTCGGCCTCGTCGCCGAGGCGCTGTACGATTTCCTCCGGCGTTGCCAAAGCATGCCATGCCAATGGTCGCGGTAAAAGGGCGGCCGTCTGCCGCGCCTTTGGCAGTCGACGCGCCTCCTGTGTGCGCAGGGCGCTCACAGTACGCAATTGTTTGGCCGTTTTCTCGGGTCCAATGTACGCCACGGGTCCCAGCAAGCTGGCGCCGCCCCCCGCGAGCGAGGCGATCCGCTGCAGGGCATCGGCAATCGGGACGTTCATCAGATCCAGATCGAGCACCTGGTCGGGATCCAGCCGGCGGTCGATCACGATCGCCAGCCGAAGCGTCTGCGACAAGTTCCGCAATGTTTGGCGGAGCGGCACGCCGAGACTGGCGAATGAAATCGGTCCCAAACGCTGTACTTCTTCGGCGGTGAGGAAGTCGATGGGCAAGGCCGGCTCTTCCGGCAATTTGCCGACACGGCCGCGCGGCCGTTCGCCTTTGCCAGAAGGCTCGACCAGGCCGGCCAGAGACTTGCGGCCGCCAGGACTCTTGCCGGCGGCCGGTGTGCTGGTTCGCTCCTGGCCGAAGGCATTTGTCGCTGCCCACAAGGCCAGACCAATAACGACCGTCGTCTGATAAGTGCCGCGAAAGTCCCAGATTTTATTTGGCAGTCGAGCACCGTTCGGCCACGTTCTATTCATAGCCAGGACCCCGTCGCGCTGCTGCCGAAATGGGCCCATTTTGCTGCGCACGCTCGGACGAAACAGCGCCGCCCGCATGGTAGGGCAGGGGATGGAATGCTCACCGGCTAGTCGACCGGCTTCAGCATCTATTTTGCCCAGCCCAACCGGCTCGCGGAAGTTGAGAATTCCGCGCATTCGCGATAAATCCACTTTAGCTTCTTGTAGTCTCTGGCTACACTCAAAGAACGTTGCCCGCTTCCCAGCGATGTTCGCCAATGGCCGAGACATGGTGAATGCCGCCGCGGCGAGGCACGTTTTCTGGTTCAGTGTGCTGGTTCTAGTAGTGCTCTCGGTCGGCCGGGCTTGCAAGTGCTCACGGTCGACCGGTCTGACGATGGCGGGATTCAGGTTGGCACATTCGTGTCACTTGCGCTCACGACTCTCATTGATAGGCACCTGGGGATTTGCAGCATGAGTTCCTCTCAGCGCGCCGCGGTATTGCTAGCATTTTACGGCGAGTATCTCGACCGTAAGGATACCGAGACGTTCGTTCGGCGCACCACGCGACGCTACACCCCAGGCACCTTAGAGCGTCTCTTGGCAAACGGTCCACGGACCGTCCGCCGGGCTTCGGCGCTGGCGCTAGGATTGTTGGGGGGCTACGAGGCGAACGCGGCCTTGGGACGCGCACTGACCGACCCCGACCGCGGCGTTCGCACGCTGGCCGAAGACGGCATTCGCCTCGTCTGGTGCCGCGCTGGCAGCGAGTCGCAGCAGCAGAAGCTGCGGGCCATCGTCCGCGCCAACACCAAAAAACAATACCAGCCAGCCATCGCCCGCGCCACAGAATTACTACGCGAGGCGCGCCGATTCGCCGAGGTTTGGAACCAGAGGGCGGTAGCACATTTTGGACTCCGCCGGTTCGTCGAATCGATCGGCGATTGCCGCGAGGCCCTGGAGATTAATCCCTACCATTTTGCCGCTGCGGCGGGCATGGGACAGTGCTACCTGCAGTTGGGAAACGCGGCTTCGGCGTTGGAGTGTTTCCGCCGCGCCCTGCGACTGAATCCCGGCATGGAAGGGGTCCGTGCCAGCGTGCAACATTTGGAACGCACGTTGCGGAACAATCTCTGAATTCGCGCC of the Pirellulales bacterium genome contains:
- a CDS encoding polyhydroxyalkanoic acid system family protein, which gives rise to MPKMTFSVPNPLGQEVAIEKLKKFVPAIKERYQSQVSNLEESWTENTLNFGFSTFGFPIKGAITVEPATVKLDGDIPFAAMMFKGKIEQEFKEALNKLLS
- a CDS encoding tetratricopeptide repeat protein, with product MSSSQRAAVLLAFYGEYLDRKDTETFVRRTTRRYTPGTLERLLANGPRTVRRASALALGLLGGYEANAALGRALTDPDRGVRTLAEDGIRLVWCRAGSESQQQKLRAIVRANTKKQYQPAIARATELLREARRFAEVWNQRAVAHFGLRRFVESIGDCREALEINPYHFAAAAGMGQCYLQLGNAASALECFRRALRLNPGMEGVRASVQHLERTLRNNL